One segment of Ricinus communis isolate WT05 ecotype wild-type chromosome 8, ASM1957865v1, whole genome shotgun sequence DNA contains the following:
- the LOC8280250 gene encoding pentatricopeptide repeat-containing protein At1g80880, mitochondrial, protein MSSLISIGIRLRRSHPKLFYPLLRSTASPFSFYPLKLNPFVSLFYAAFHRTASVPFLNSLRFSGSQSFSSQNQKYPFELFEHRIYNHDPLTQGLLETLKRAAYFPGEAEAMACIDGSGVKANINLVYSVIWELRKDWKLAFLGFKWGEKWGCIDEKSCELIVWILGNHRKFNNAWIVIRDMHQLSMNIQQTMLIMIDRYAAADNPGKAIEVFNIMEKFKMAPDEEAFYSLMNALCNHGYIEEAEEFMVVNKKLFPLETEGFNVILNGWCSICVNLLEAKRVWREMSKCCITPNATSYTHMISCFSKVGNLFDSLRLYDEMKKRGWLPGMEVYNSLIYVLTRENCFKEALRFLDKMKEVGLQPDSTTYNSMIRPLCEGKKLVEARSVLATMIEENISPTMETYHALLEVENSDFEATLEVLNRMTVAGLAPTDDTFLLVLAKFFKLEQAENALKMWIEMKQYEVTPNLTHYKILVEGLVRCGLLAKARECYADMRSNGFTDDPKLQKMLKEPVRGQNSKEKLCKGQVKRDGHVNHKRRSIVRRKSVHRHPEKL, encoded by the exons ATGTCGTCACTCATCAGTATCGGAATAAGGCTGCGAAGAAGCCATCCCAAACTCTTTTACCCACTTCTCCGCTCTACCGCCTCCCCATTCTCTTTCTATCCTCTTAAATTGAATCCATTCGTTTCTTTATTCTATGCGGCATTTCATCGAACAGCCTCAGTACCATTTCTAAACTCCCTTCGTTTCTCTGGTTCTCAGTCTTTCTCAAGCCAAAACCAGAAGTACCCATTTGAGCTGTTCGAACATAGAATATATAATCATGATCCTCTCACACAGGGTCTTCTTGAAACACTCAAACGGGCAGCTTACTTTCCGGGAGAAGCAGAGGCTATGGCGTGTATTGATGGGTCAGGTGTTAAAGCTAATATAAATTTGGTCTATTCTGTGATTTGGGAACTAAGGAAAGACTGGAAGTTGGCGTTTCTGGGTTTTAAATGGGGAGAAAAATGGGGCTGTATTGATGAAAAATCGTGTGAGTTGATTGTATGGATTTTAGGTAATCATAGAAAGTTTAACAATGCTTGGATTGTTATTCGAGATATGCATCAGCTTTCAATGAACATTCAGCAGACAATGCTTATTATGATCGACAG ATATGCCGCAGCAGATAATCCAGGCAAAGCTATTGAAGTATTCAACATTATGGAGAAGTTCAAAATGGCCCCGGATGAAGAAGCATTCTACTCTCTCATGAATGCTCTTTGTAATCACGGGTACATTGAAGAGGCGGAAGAGTTTATGGTTGTCAATAAGAAGCTTTTTCCCTTGGAAACTGAGGGATTTAACGTTATTCTAAATGGATGGTGTAGTATATGTGTTAATTTACTTGAAGCAAAGAGAGTTTGGAGGGAAATGTCAAAATGTTGTATCACACCCAATGCAACTTCTTATACACATATGATATCCTGCTTCTCAAAGGTTGGGAATCTTTTTGACTCTTTAAGGCTTTATGATGAAATGAAGAAAAGAGGTTGGCTCCCAGGTATGGAGGTTtataattctttgatttatgTACTAACTCGTGAGAACTGCTTTAAGGAAGCTCTCAGATTCCTGGACAAAATGAAAGAAGTTGGCTTGCAGCCTGATTCTACCACTTACAACTCAATGATACGTCCCTTATGCGAGGGAAAAAAGCTAGTGGAGGCGAGAAGTGTATTGGCCACCATGATAGAGGAGAATATCAGCCCAACGATGGAGACCTACCATGCTCTTCTTGAAGttgaaaattctgattttgAAGCAACTTTGGAAGTCCTTAATCGAATGACGGTGGCTGGTTTAGCCCCCACTGATGatacttttcttttagttcTTGCCAAATTCTTCAAACTAGAGCAAGCTGAGAATGCATTGAAAATGTGGATAGAAATGAAGCAATATGAAGTGACTCCTAATTTGacacattataaaattttggtGGAAGGGCTAGTTAGATGTGGATTGTTAGCCAAGGCTCGAGAATGTTATGCTGATATGAGATCAAATGGATTTACAGACGATCCAAAGCTTCAGAAAATGTTGAAAGAACCAGTACGAGGACAGAATAGCAAAGAAAAGCTTTGCAAGGGACAGGTTAAGAGAGATGGACATGTAAATCACAAGAGACGCAGCATTGTCAGAAGAAAAAGTGTACACAGACATCCAGAAAAATTATAG